In Pedobacter sp. WC2423, the following are encoded in one genomic region:
- a CDS encoding NAD-dependent epimerase/dehydratase family protein, translating to MILLTGASGFLGKIIRLKYQKEIISLGRSENEDIVCDLSKQIPTLPAIDIVIHAAGKAHSVPKTEAENREFYEVNVNGTIHLLQGLVHTNQLPKAFIFISSVAVYGLESGSNIHEDTPLSAADPYGKSKIEAEKLVEQWCTEHKVICTILRLPLLAGANPPGNLGAMINGISKGYYLNIAGGKAKKSMVMAADVADILFKSAEIGGIYNLTDGYHPSFSELSEVIAAQLGKRKPASIPGFLASIIALMGNIAGRRAPINTNKLKKITSDLTFDDSKARKLLDWKPVRVLNGFRIK from the coding sequence ATGATTTTATTAACAGGTGCTTCAGGTTTTTTAGGAAAGATAATCCGATTAAAATATCAAAAGGAAATCATAAGTTTAGGGAGGTCCGAAAACGAGGATATCGTTTGTGACTTATCAAAGCAAATTCCCACTCTTCCAGCTATTGATATTGTTATTCACGCAGCTGGTAAGGCTCACTCTGTTCCTAAAACTGAAGCTGAAAATCGGGAATTTTATGAGGTCAACGTAAATGGAACTATTCATTTACTGCAAGGGTTAGTCCATACAAACCAGTTGCCCAAAGCATTTATATTCATCAGCAGTGTTGCAGTTTACGGTTTAGAATCAGGAAGTAATATTCATGAAGATACACCATTAAGTGCCGCAGATCCTTATGGTAAAAGCAAGATTGAGGCAGAAAAACTGGTTGAGCAATGGTGTACTGAGCATAAAGTTATTTGTACTATTTTAAGATTACCACTTCTGGCCGGAGCGAATCCTCCTGGTAATCTTGGCGCTATGATCAATGGAATAAGTAAAGGATATTATCTGAATATTGCGGGAGGAAAAGCAAAGAAAAGTATGGTAATGGCAGCTGATGTGGCAGATATCTTATTCAAATCTGCTGAAATCGGTGGTATATATAATCTTACAGATGGTTATCATCCTTCTTTTTCAGAATTGTCTGAAGTCATTGCAGCTCAGCTTGGTAAGCGTAAACCAGCCAGTATACCAGGCTTTCTGGCCAGTATAATAGCTTTAATGGGAAATATTGCAGGAAGACGCGCCCCAATTAATACAAATAAATTAAAAAAAATCACTTCGGATCTTACATTTGATGACTCTAAAGCCCGGAAACTATTAGATTGGAAACCTGTCAGGGTTTTAAATGGTTTCAGGATAAAATAA
- a CDS encoding NAD-dependent epimerase/dehydratase family protein — translation MKNILITGGAGFIGSNLSLKLIEKGYSVTVLDNLSPQIHGADAANTSPLYQSIKDKVKFIHGTVTSKLDWEEALKGQDVVVHYAAETGTGQSMYEIQKYVDVNINGTAIMLDLLANTPHQVKKVVVASSRSIYGEGKYKSEKYGIVYPAHRVAKYMDEGNFEVKYLDDQAPLALLATDEESKIHPSSVYGITKQNQEQMVMTVCPTLGISPVAFRYQNVYGPGQSLKNPYTGILSIFSTQIKNGNGINIFEDGKETRDFVFIDDVVAATILGIEMEEANGEIFNVGTGVPVDVISVAKGLIENYKVEVPLTISGNYRLGDIRHNYADLTKIKNKLGFSPEVSFEQGLQQFAAWVNTQEVENDNYNKSIEEMKVRGLYK, via the coding sequence ATGAAAAATATATTAATTACCGGGGGTGCTGGTTTTATAGGCAGTAACTTATCGTTGAAACTCATTGAGAAAGGATATAGTGTAACTGTACTGGATAATTTATCTCCTCAGATACATGGCGCTGATGCTGCAAATACATCTCCTTTGTACCAGAGTATTAAAGACAAAGTGAAATTCATTCACGGTACGGTAACTTCTAAACTGGATTGGGAAGAGGCCTTGAAAGGACAGGATGTCGTAGTACATTATGCTGCTGAAACAGGAACTGGACAATCCATGTATGAAATTCAGAAATATGTGGATGTAAATATCAATGGAACAGCTATTATGCTTGATTTACTGGCTAATACGCCTCATCAGGTTAAAAAAGTCGTAGTAGCCTCTTCGAGATCTATCTATGGTGAAGGAAAATATAAAAGTGAAAAATACGGAATAGTGTATCCGGCTCATCGTGTAGCAAAGTATATGGACGAGGGCAATTTTGAAGTTAAATATCTGGATGATCAGGCTCCGTTAGCGTTGTTGGCAACAGATGAAGAATCAAAAATACATCCTTCTTCTGTTTATGGGATTACCAAACAAAATCAGGAACAGATGGTGATGACGGTATGTCCTACGCTTGGTATTTCGCCAGTAGCATTTCGTTACCAGAACGTTTATGGCCCGGGCCAATCGCTGAAAAATCCATATACAGGTATTTTATCTATCTTTTCTACCCAGATCAAGAATGGAAATGGAATAAATATTTTTGAAGATGGTAAAGAAACAAGAGACTTTGTATTTATTGATGACGTAGTCGCGGCAACCATACTGGGTATTGAGATGGAAGAAGCTAATGGTGAGATTTTCAACGTTGGTACAGGTGTGCCTGTTGATGTGATTAGTGTTGCGAAAGGTCTGATTGAAAATTATAAAGTTGAAGTACCGCTAACTATAAGTGGTAATTACCGTCTTGGGGATATCCGCCATAATTATGCTGATTTAACTAAAATAAAAAACAAATTAGGTTTCAGCCCTGAAGTTAGTTTTGAGCAGGGATTACAACAATTTGCAGCATGGGTAAATACTCAGGAAGTGGAAAATGATAACTACAATAAGTCGATTGAAGAAATGAAGGTAAGAGGGTTATATAAATAA
- a CDS encoding O-antigen ligase family protein yields the protein MLTGTVYAALWGPMIFVLSTIVLAIIFLRDFKVPYATNLLITYLVISLMFGAVLFIHFIAVPFSNDPVAYIILYFRFIIIGLFFMHLKGRNIDFGLLLHGALKFIACHAIIGFILSFFVIRFVVNVNSEDLNSNTFLYAFFYNSSFDLFGITVYRNQGLFWEPGILQIFMNFLFFMSSFVFRNKRYQVIAAILILTTYSTTGIAILLLQFIVLLFSGNTTRIQKIIVASFLVVVALPVFILNYNQKVNEGDTSSSEVTSSIMRVYDFAEGVNITGRYPLTGIGMSGDTYKSVKSSSTSLLSGYSSEFVDLIADRRSSNSIMYFLTRFGIPFVFAWFLLIYKQGLTKEKRWLFLLIIIISNLSEPLILDPFFVLIACSGLYSLFRFKLVGSKPYAI from the coding sequence ATGCTTACGGGTACTGTATATGCAGCGCTGTGGGGCCCCATGATATTTGTTTTAAGTACAATTGTTCTGGCTATTATATTTCTCAGAGATTTTAAAGTTCCCTATGCTACCAATCTACTGATTACTTACCTTGTTATATCATTGATGTTCGGTGCTGTACTGTTCATCCATTTTATTGCAGTGCCTTTTTCAAACGATCCTGTAGCTTATATCATCCTTTATTTCAGGTTTATAATTATAGGGTTGTTTTTTATGCATCTGAAAGGCCGGAATATAGATTTCGGATTACTCTTACATGGTGCATTGAAGTTCATAGCCTGTCACGCAATTATAGGATTTATATTATCTTTTTTTGTAATCCGGTTTGTGGTTAATGTGAATTCAGAAGACCTCAATTCCAATACTTTTTTATATGCCTTTTTCTACAATAGCAGTTTTGATCTGTTTGGTATAACTGTTTATAGAAACCAGGGTTTATTCTGGGAGCCTGGAATACTACAGATCTTTATGAATTTTTTATTCTTTATGAGTTCTTTTGTATTCCGGAATAAAAGATATCAGGTCATTGCTGCTATTCTGATTCTGACTACTTACTCTACTACAGGGATTGCGATTTTATTGTTGCAATTTATAGTATTGCTGTTTTCAGGAAATACTACCCGTATTCAAAAGATAATAGTTGCCTCGTTTTTAGTTGTGGTGGCGCTCCCTGTTTTTATCCTGAACTATAACCAAAAGGTTAATGAAGGCGATACTTCTTCTTCTGAGGTTACCTCTTCAATTATGAGAGTGTATGATTTTGCTGAGGGTGTAAATATTACTGGCAGATATCCATTGACCGGAATTGGAATGTCAGGAGATACTTATAAATCCGTTAAAAGTTCGAGTACCTCTCTTTTAAGTGGTTACTCCAGTGAGTTTGTTGATCTTATAGCAGATAGAAGAAGTTCTAACTCTATTATGTACTTTCTGACCAGATTTGGTATACCGTTTGTATTTGCCTGGTTCCTTTTGATTTATAAACAAGGCCTGACCAAAGAGAAAAGATGGCTTTTTCTCTTAATAATAATAATCTCAAACTTATCTGAACCATTGATACTGGATCCTTTTTTTGTATTGATAGCCTGTTCAGGACTATATTCATTATTTAGATTCAAATTGGTTGGATCTAAGCCCTATGCTATTTAA
- a CDS encoding acetyltransferase (WbbJ; catalyzes the transfer of the O-acetyl moiety to the O antigen; part of the lipopolysaccharide biosynthetic pathway), with protein MIKTYGIWGMFILIRSWIFTKIFYRSAKLMLLPVDIRGRKHIKWGANFTMGFGCRLESYPKNGEVVLHIGDNVQLQDAVHITARSRVVIGNDVLMASKIYISDCSHGEYSGNETDSSPMIRPGSRELSSKDVVIGDRVWLGEFVAVLPGVTIGEGTIVGTNSVVSKDLPANVIAVGIPARPIKRFNFESGRWELIPKDPDGLFK; from the coding sequence ATGATTAAGACATATGGTATTTGGGGAATGTTTATACTGATCAGGTCATGGATCTTTACAAAAATATTCTATCGTTCTGCCAAATTAATGCTTTTACCCGTTGATATAAGAGGAAGAAAACATATAAAGTGGGGTGCGAATTTTACCATGGGATTTGGTTGCAGGCTTGAATCGTATCCAAAGAACGGTGAAGTAGTGCTGCATATTGGCGATAACGTACAATTGCAGGATGCTGTACATATCACGGCACGTTCCAGAGTTGTAATTGGTAACGATGTACTGATGGCGAGCAAAATTTATATTTCAGACTGTTCACACGGTGAATATTCAGGAAATGAAACTGACAGTTCACCAATGATCCGTCCTGGCTCAAGAGAACTGTCTTCAAAAGATGTGGTGATCGGGGACAGGGTATGGCTTGGTGAATTTGTTGCTGTATTACCAGGGGTAACTATAGGTGAGGGTACAATTGTTGGTACTAACTCTGTTGTTTCAAAGGATCTGCCTGCGAATGTTATTGCAGTTGGTATTCCGGCAAGACCAATCAAAAGATTTAATTTTGAGAGCGGAAGATGGGAATTAATTCCTAAAGATCCTGATGGGTTATTTAAATAG
- a CDS encoding DapH/DapD/GlmU-related protein, with product MIKLFRVYGFFGSLKLIQSVLYTKIFFPQAKIIRLPFDIRNKKYVGVGQGFTTGFGCRIEAYPLIATTDPIIKIGSNVQMNDYVHITAMESVTIGNNVLMASKIYISDCSHGAYEGGEMDSSPLEIPILRKYKTKAVHIEDNVWLGEFVSVLPGVTIGKGTIVGANSVVTKSLPPNVIAVGAPAKPIKRFNFDTQRWEIIK from the coding sequence ATGATCAAGTTATTTCGTGTTTATGGTTTCTTTGGTAGTTTGAAACTGATTCAATCCGTTTTATATACTAAGATTTTTTTTCCACAGGCAAAAATTATCAGATTGCCTTTTGATATCAGGAATAAAAAATACGTTGGTGTTGGTCAGGGTTTTACTACTGGCTTTGGTTGCCGGATAGAAGCATATCCATTGATAGCCACTACTGATCCTATTATTAAAATCGGGAGTAATGTTCAAATGAATGATTATGTTCATATCACTGCGATGGAATCAGTTACTATCGGAAATAATGTGCTGATGGCCAGCAAAATTTATATATCTGATTGTTCTCATGGTGCTTATGAAGGAGGTGAGATGGACTCTTCTCCTCTTGAAATACCTATCCTTAGAAAATATAAGACTAAAGCTGTTCATATTGAAGATAATGTCTGGTTAGGTGAGTTCGTTAGTGTATTACCAGGAGTTACGATTGGAAAGGGAACTATTGTAGGGGCAAATTCTGTTGTGACCAAAAGTTTACCTCCCAATGTTATTGCAGTAGGTGCGCCGGCAAAACCGATTAAGCGGTTTAACTTCGATACACAGAGATGGGAAATTATAAAATAA
- a CDS encoding DapH/DapD/GlmU-related protein, with amino-acid sequence MSLLDKISSLIPYLLNLIRVFYVKCLLKDRFSVGKIPQLKNTSRINIFDKNGRIAIGDYFSMGYNTELYAWKEKIHIGSGTSLNDNCKIYGNVSIGSNCLFASEIFISSGTHTFAHLPALPIKAQDKLVSSSKAIVIEDDCWIGFGVVIMPGVYIGKGAVIGSNSVVTKNVFPYTIFGGVPGKEIGKRLDFNESFREIKSAVAEHWPFFYRGCNYRQFEIQDSLNAGLELEAVSMFLFTKSPDRKLKIAGFCAQKMLVSIFLNAEAGAELQLEAGPFELEVKLENAKSNVPDGFSQLSPEIKEKFNVITLQADQINGSAASKYIWKINSAGLQL; translated from the coding sequence ATGAGCTTATTAGACAAGATAAGTAGCCTGATACCGTATTTGCTTAATCTGATCCGGGTTTTTTACGTGAAATGTTTGCTTAAGGATAGATTTTCTGTCGGAAAAATTCCTCAGTTAAAAAATACGTCAAGGATAAATATATTCGATAAAAACGGAAGAATCGCAATTGGAGATTACTTTTCTATGGGGTATAATACTGAATTATATGCCTGGAAGGAAAAAATACACATAGGCTCAGGAACTTCCTTGAATGATAATTGTAAGATTTATGGAAATGTATCTATAGGTTCAAATTGCCTGTTTGCGTCCGAAATTTTTATTTCCTCAGGTACGCATACCTTTGCTCATTTACCAGCTTTACCTATTAAGGCACAAGATAAATTAGTTTCAAGCAGTAAGGCGATTGTCATAGAGGATGATTGCTGGATTGGCTTTGGAGTCGTTATCATGCCCGGGGTTTATATTGGAAAGGGTGCGGTTATCGGATCAAATTCTGTAGTTACAAAAAATGTATTTCCATATACTATTTTTGGTGGTGTTCCTGGAAAAGAGATAGGAAAACGACTTGATTTTAATGAATCCTTCAGGGAAATAAAATCTGCCGTAGCCGAACACTGGCCTTTCTTTTACAGAGGATGTAATTACCGGCAGTTTGAAATTCAGGATAGTTTGAATGCTGGTCTGGAGCTGGAAGCAGTTTCCATGTTTTTATTTACAAAATCACCGGATAGAAAATTGAAAATAGCAGGTTTTTGTGCTCAGAAAATGCTTGTAAGCATTTTTCTTAATGCAGAAGCTGGTGCAGAGTTACAACTTGAAGCGGGGCCATTTGAGTTAGAGGTGAAGCTGGAAAATGCTAAAAGCAATGTTCCGGACGGATTCAGTCAGCTCTCCCCGGAGATCAAAGAAAAATTTAATGTTATTACCCTTCAGGCAGACCAGATAAATGGATCAGCAGCCTCTAAATACATATGGAAAATAAATTCAGCAGGCTTACAGCTTTAA
- a CDS encoding glycosyltransferase family 2 protein encodes MYNSSGTIQGTLNSVKNQTCKDFEIIVVDDGSTDNCAALVEEYITENQDLNISLIKKKNGGVSTARNAGMRAAQGDYIALLDADDEWDKQKLQEQLTVLEADPAIDLLGCNRNGQVLDSFLSKKFSRLTPISARFLMYKNFFSTPTVIFKRKILTEIGFFDETQRYAEEGNYWLRICNKNNCMLLNESYVLTGGGKPDFGFSGLSSNLKEMEKGELKNLREALRLNVVGIFEYSFLVVYSVLKYIRRLVIVKLRKK; translated from the coding sequence ATGTATAATTCATCGGGGACTATTCAGGGAACCTTGAATTCAGTAAAAAACCAGACCTGCAAAGATTTCGAAATTATCGTTGTTGATGATGGCAGTACAGATAATTGTGCTGCTTTGGTTGAGGAATATATTACTGAAAATCAAGATCTTAATATTAGTTTGATCAAAAAGAAGAATGGCGGGGTTTCAACGGCAAGAAATGCTGGAATGCGGGCCGCTCAGGGAGACTACATTGCATTGCTTGACGCTGATGATGAGTGGGACAAACAAAAGCTGCAGGAACAGCTTACGGTATTGGAAGCTGACCCTGCAATAGACCTTCTTGGATGCAACAGAAACGGACAGGTTCTGGATAGCTTTTTGTCAAAGAAATTCTCCCGGCTGACACCAATTTCTGCGAGATTTCTGATGTATAAAAATTTCTTTTCTACTCCGACTGTTATTTTCAAGCGGAAAATTTTAACTGAGATTGGTTTTTTTGATGAAACACAACGGTATGCAGAAGAAGGAAATTACTGGCTGAGAATTTGCAATAAGAATAATTGTATGCTGTTAAATGAGAGTTATGTGTTAACAGGCGGCGGGAAACCTGATTTCGGGTTTTCGGGTTTATCCTCTAATTTGAAGGAAATGGAAAAAGGAGAATTAAAAAATCTCCGGGAAGCCTTACGCCTTAATGTGGTCGGAATATTTGAGTATTCCTTTTTAGTAGTATATTCAGTATTAAAATATATCAGAAGATTAGTCATCGTAAAACTCAGAAAGAAATGA
- a CDS encoding NAD-dependent epimerase/dehydratase family protein yields MKNILITGGAGFIGSNLALALIKKGHKITVLDNLSPQIHGENPLETSPLYLSIKDKVKFISGTVTSKKDWEAAIKDQDIIVHYAAETGTGQSMYEIQKYVDVNVNGTAIMLDLLANQPHQVKKIVIASSRSIYGEGKYRSAEKGIVYPKHRTSAAMDKGDFEVKYADDQEDLELLATDEESKIHPSSVYGITKQNQEQMIMTVCPTLGISPVAFRYQNVYGPGQSLKNPYTGILSIFSTQIKNGNGINIFEDGKETRDFVFIDDVVNATILGIENPAADGEVFNVGTGVPTDVITVATTLVKNYGVEVPITITGNYRLGDIRHNFADMTKIEAKLGFKPAYTFEQGIQEFTNWVNGQEVENDNYAQSIHEMKSRGLLK; encoded by the coding sequence ATGAAAAATATATTGATTACTGGTGGAGCTGGTTTTATTGGAAGTAATTTAGCCCTGGCACTTATAAAAAAAGGTCATAAAATTACAGTTTTAGACAATTTATCTCCTCAAATTCACGGTGAAAACCCATTAGAGACATCCCCTTTATACCTTAGCATAAAAGATAAAGTTAAATTTATATCAGGAACAGTTACTTCTAAAAAGGACTGGGAAGCAGCAATTAAAGATCAGGATATTATCGTTCATTATGCAGCAGAAACGGGTACTGGACAATCTATGTATGAAATTCAGAAATACGTGGATGTGAATGTAAACGGGACGGCAATCATGCTTGACTTGCTGGCTAATCAGCCTCATCAGGTTAAAAAAATTGTGATTGCATCTTCCAGATCAATTTATGGTGAAGGTAAATACAGAAGTGCTGAAAAAGGGATTGTTTATCCTAAGCACCGTACTTCGGCAGCGATGGATAAGGGTGATTTCGAAGTTAAATATGCTGATGATCAAGAAGATTTAGAGCTGTTAGCTACTGATGAAGAATCAAAAATACATCCTTCTTCAGTTTATGGAATTACAAAACAGAATCAGGAGCAAATGATTATGACAGTGTGTCCTACGCTGGGAATTTCGCCAGTAGCATTCAGATATCAGAATGTATATGGCCCGGGACAATCATTAAAGAATCCATATACAGGCATCTTATCTATCTTTTCTACGCAGATCAAGAATGGAAATGGAATTAATATTTTTGAAGACGGTAAAGAAACAAGAGATTTTGTTTTTATTGACGATGTGGTAAATGCGACAATTTTAGGAATTGAAAACCCGGCTGCCGATGGTGAAGTATTTAACGTCGGTACAGGAGTGCCAACTGACGTGATCACTGTAGCTACTACATTGGTAAAAAACTATGGGGTGGAAGTTCCGATCACGATTACCGGAAATTATCGTTTAGGAGATATCAGGCATAATTTTGCTGATATGACCAAGATTGAGGCGAAATTAGGGTTTAAGCCAGCTTATACTTTTGAACAGGGTATTCAGGAGTTTACCAACTGGGTAAACGGGCAGGAAGTAGAAAATGATAATTATGCACAGTCAATTCATGAGATGAAAAGTCGTGGATTGTTAAAATAA
- a CDS encoding phytanoyl-CoA dioxygenase family protein encodes MGKRFIDRVSFYIQRRAHNIQLRDLICGVHRLFLPNPGHSAGINSLHIAKQEDEIFNELKADGFSHLGFVLSESQISSIVSKLSHVECFDTAKASRPVVDLSNPGNDVQLAHYTRNSLAEFPEIIAIANDSKILNVVSKYLGVKPTVSNINCWWSFGSRESAKEAQFYHRDMDDFKFVKLFFYLTDVTADSGPHIFVKGSHKSNKLTELRRFSDEEVVESFGQEKITTLIEQKGACFLEDTYGVHKGQLPLKGNRLLLQVQYSYRPLHVEDYQPKKSALVESMKLDEYVNRLIVTK; translated from the coding sequence ATGGGCAAACGGTTTATTGATAGGGTTTCATTTTACATTCAGCGAAGAGCACACAATATTCAGCTTAGAGACTTAATTTGTGGAGTTCATAGGTTATTTTTACCAAATCCGGGACATTCTGCCGGAATAAATTCACTTCATATTGCGAAACAGGAAGATGAAATCTTTAATGAGCTAAAAGCTGACGGATTTTCACATCTGGGTTTTGTTTTATCAGAGAGTCAGATTTCATCTATTGTGAGTAAGTTAAGCCATGTGGAATGCTTTGACACTGCAAAGGCAAGCCGGCCAGTGGTTGATCTGTCAAATCCAGGAAATGATGTGCAATTAGCACATTATACCAGAAATAGTCTGGCTGAATTTCCTGAGATCATAGCGATTGCAAATGATTCGAAAATACTGAATGTAGTTTCAAAATATCTTGGAGTTAAACCTACTGTCTCCAATATCAATTGCTGGTGGTCGTTCGGGAGCAGGGAGTCTGCTAAGGAGGCACAGTTTTACCATAGAGATATGGATGATTTCAAATTTGTAAAGTTGTTCTTCTATTTAACAGATGTGACTGCAGATAGCGGCCCCCATATTTTTGTGAAAGGATCTCACAAATCCAATAAATTAACCGAGCTCAGAAGATTTAGTGATGAGGAAGTGGTTGAGTCATTTGGCCAGGAAAAAATTACAACGCTGATAGAACAAAAAGGAGCTTGCTTTTTAGAAGATACTTATGGTGTTCATAAAGGACAATTACCTTTAAAAGGCAACAGGTTATTATTACAGGTTCAATATTCTTACAGACCTTTACATGTGGAAGATTATCAGCCTAAAAAATCAGCTTTAGTAGAAAGTATGAAGCTGGATGAATATGTTAACAGACTTATTGTTACTAAGTAA